A DNA window from Allokutzneria albata contains the following coding sequences:
- a CDS encoding ATP-binding protein → MDHAEVLLIGGRAGVGKTTVGWEVSALLRAAEVSHAIIEGDFMGQVHPAPEGDPLRAEITERNLSAVWANFAQLGYRRLIYTNTASVLPGSTGMFERAIGAEVGITRVLLTASDATARERLVGRELGSELEHEAERGVRTARLLERQVPAGTVRVTTDGRSVVDIAWEVVAATGWIRPASES, encoded by the coding sequence GTGGATCACGCAGAGGTGCTGCTCATCGGAGGGCGAGCCGGTGTCGGCAAGACGACGGTGGGGTGGGAGGTCTCGGCGCTCCTGCGCGCGGCGGAGGTTTCCCACGCGATCATCGAGGGTGACTTCATGGGGCAGGTGCATCCGGCGCCGGAAGGCGATCCGCTGCGGGCGGAGATCACGGAGCGAAACCTGAGCGCGGTGTGGGCGAACTTCGCGCAGCTGGGTTATCGGCGTCTGATCTACACGAACACCGCGAGTGTGTTGCCTGGGAGCACGGGCATGTTCGAGCGAGCCATCGGCGCCGAGGTGGGGATCACGCGAGTCCTGCTCACCGCCTCCGATGCCACGGCCCGCGAGCGGTTGGTGGGACGCGAGCTCGGCTCGGAGTTGGAGCACGAGGCGGAGCGCGGTGTGCGCACCGCACGGCTCCTGGAGCGGCAAGTCCCGGCGGGGACAGTGCGGGTGACGACAGACGGGCGGTCAGTCGTGGACATCGCGTGGGAGGTGGTGGCTGCCACCGGGTGGATCAGGCCCGCCTCAGAAAGCTAG
- a CDS encoding carbohydrate kinase family protein has protein sequence MADLDVVVVGGVGVDTIVRVGELPLPVEDTIKVPPIRRYVGHTGNGVAMGCHTLGLRTHLADVIGDDPDGAFVLEHYRRAGLPFAYRTHPSGTRCAVNLVDPDGQRTSLYDGRHPDGMTVAPSLYQPLLRRTRHAHLSIVDWARHALADAVELGLSTSTDLHNWDGVSEFRQDFAYGADLVFLSAGKLRGRMSAVVEDIFERGRAKVVVVMDGGRGSFLCLPGSSPLHVPAVPVDCVVDTNGAGDSYVAGFVYAFLAGREWGECARAGALAGAHAVRSAGTHTSFISAGELGL, from the coding sequence GTGGCGGATCTTGACGTGGTCGTGGTCGGCGGGGTCGGCGTGGACACGATCGTGCGGGTGGGCGAACTCCCCCTGCCGGTCGAGGACACCATCAAGGTCCCGCCGATCCGCCGCTACGTCGGGCACACCGGCAACGGCGTCGCCATGGGCTGCCACACCCTTGGCCTGCGCACGCACCTCGCCGACGTGATCGGCGACGATCCCGACGGCGCGTTCGTCCTGGAGCACTACCGTCGCGCCGGCCTCCCGTTCGCGTACCGGACCCACCCGAGCGGTACGCGCTGCGCGGTGAACCTGGTGGACCCCGACGGTCAACGGACCTCGCTCTACGACGGCCGCCACCCCGACGGCATGACCGTCGCCCCCTCGCTCTACCAGCCGCTGCTGCGCCGCACCCGGCACGCTCATCTGTCCATTGTGGACTGGGCTCGGCACGCGCTCGCGGACGCCGTCGAGCTCGGCCTGAGCACGTCGACCGACCTGCACAACTGGGACGGGGTGAGCGAGTTCCGGCAGGACTTCGCGTACGGAGCCGATCTGGTCTTCTTGTCCGCGGGGAAGCTGCGCGGGCGGATGTCCGCTGTTGTGGAGGACATCTTCGAACGCGGGCGGGCGAAGGTGGTTGTGGTGATGGACGGCGGACGGGGCAGTTTCCTCTGCTTGCCCGGATCTTCTCCCCTCCATGTTCCGGCCGTTCCGGTGGATTGTGTTGTTGACACCAATGGGGCCGGGGACAGTTACGTGGCTGGATTTGTCTATGCGTTCTTGGCGGGGCGGGAGTGGGGGGAGTGCGCTCGGGCGGGGGCGTTGGCGGGGGCGCACGCCGTTCGGTCGGCCGGGACGCATACGTCGTTCATTTCTGCCGGGGAGCTGGGGTTGTGA
- a CDS encoding GMC family oxidoreductase, whose protein sequence is MDVLIVGGGGAGCVLANRLSEDDRITVGLLEAGPDYGPFDPRRWPAELLNARSAARGHDWDLEAPPCCARARVIGGSSAHNGCWATLGAPADYDAWSKYSDGVWDYSQLRPYLTSAVETLRVRPVPEEDQTRWHHAVIDAAGELGMPFLDDINAEDAREGIGWVPLNAVGATRWHTGFAYLDPARDRPNLKILPDSLAARLIIEGDRATGVVAVRDGEEYTVTADHVILASGTYGTPPLLMRSGIGPEDVLSSLGAPVTLKLEGVGENLVDHSSLGLMLDPLDTLAGEMPDAAESYFAQTVVKARSTQADEFWDIHIVPSAGPAEDAQGFYTGPLSAGLYVFVMSPRSRGTVRAASLDPAASPKIDHGFFTDAERYDMKIILEGVELAHDFARTERLAGLTGLTPWAEKEREQASILAAASGYWHPVGTCAMGPADDPMAVAGADGKVHGLSNVYIGDASLMPVIPRANTHLTTVAVADRLSALLREGALR, encoded by the coding sequence GTGGATGTCTTGATCGTCGGCGGAGGCGGAGCGGGCTGCGTCCTGGCCAACAGGCTCAGCGAGGACGATCGGATCACCGTGGGGCTGCTCGAAGCCGGGCCGGACTACGGCCCCTTCGACCCGCGGCGCTGGCCCGCGGAGCTGCTCAACGCCCGCTCCGCCGCGCGCGGGCACGACTGGGACCTCGAAGCCCCACCGTGTTGCGCGCGGGCTCGGGTGATCGGTGGCTCCTCGGCGCACAACGGTTGCTGGGCAACGCTCGGCGCGCCCGCGGACTACGACGCGTGGAGCAAGTACTCCGACGGGGTCTGGGACTACTCGCAGCTCCGCCCGTACTTGACGAGCGCGGTCGAGACGCTGCGGGTGCGGCCGGTGCCCGAGGAGGACCAGACCCGGTGGCACCACGCCGTCATCGACGCCGCGGGTGAGCTGGGGATGCCCTTCCTCGACGACATCAACGCCGAGGACGCCCGAGAGGGCATCGGCTGGGTGCCGCTCAACGCGGTCGGAGCGACCCGCTGGCACACCGGCTTCGCCTACCTCGACCCGGCGCGGGACCGGCCGAACCTGAAGATCCTGCCGGACTCGCTCGCGGCCCGCCTGATCATCGAGGGCGACCGCGCGACCGGGGTCGTCGCTGTCCGGGACGGCGAGGAGTACACGGTCACGGCCGACCACGTGATCCTCGCCTCGGGCACCTACGGCACGCCGCCCCTGTTGATGCGCAGCGGAATCGGGCCGGAGGACGTGCTGTCCTCGCTGGGCGCGCCGGTCACGCTGAAGCTGGAGGGGGTGGGGGAGAACCTGGTCGACCACAGCTCGCTCGGCCTGATGCTCGACCCGCTGGACACCCTCGCCGGGGAGATGCCGGACGCGGCGGAGTCCTACTTCGCGCAGACCGTGGTGAAGGCGCGGTCCACGCAGGCTGACGAGTTCTGGGACATCCACATCGTGCCGTCCGCCGGGCCCGCCGAGGACGCGCAGGGCTTCTACACCGGCCCGCTCTCGGCCGGGCTGTACGTGTTCGTGATGTCGCCGCGCTCCAGGGGAACCGTGCGCGCGGCCTCGCTCGACCCCGCGGCCTCGCCCAAGATCGACCACGGCTTCTTCACCGACGCCGAGCGCTACGACATGAAGATCATTCTGGAGGGCGTCGAGCTGGCCCACGACTTCGCCCGCACCGAGCGGCTGGCCGGACTGACCGGGCTGACCCCGTGGGCGGAGAAGGAGCGGGAACAGGCCTCGATCCTCGCCGCGGCCAGTGGCTACTGGCACCCCGTCGGCACGTGCGCGATGGGACCCGCCGACGACCCGATGGCGGTCGCGGGCGCGGACGGCAAGGTGCACGGTCTGTCCAATGTGTACATCGGAGACGCCTCGCTGATGCCGGTCATCCCCCGGGCGAACACGCACCTCACGACCGTGGCCGTCGCCGACCGGCTCTCCGCGCTGCTGCGGGAAGGAGCGCTGCGATGA
- a CDS encoding carbohydrate kinase family protein produces MSRLRPAAGAGSHRTGPQKHDLDVLVVGGVGVDTIVRVPELPLPMRDSIMVPPIEQYLAHTGNGVALGCHHLGLRTHFADVIGEDAEGAKVLETYASVGLSFAHVTHPSGTRRSVNLVDKRGNRLSLYDGRHPFEMEVGPELYRPAIGRARHVHVSIMNWARHALADAVAAGVTTSTDLHDWDGENEYHQDFAYGADLVFVSTSALDDRVEEVTSDILDRGRARAVIAMAGGEGSYLRLPGQPLKHVPPVPLAPEEVVDTNGAGDSYVAGFLYAHLAGRSWDEAVRAGSFAGAHAVRTAGTHTSFITGADLDAALSA; encoded by the coding sequence GTGTCCCGACTTCGGCCTGCGGCCGGGGCAGGCTCTCATCGAACGGGCCCCCAGAAGCACGACCTCGACGTCCTCGTGGTCGGCGGGGTGGGCGTCGACACCATCGTGCGCGTGCCCGAGCTGCCGCTGCCGATGCGCGACTCGATCATGGTGCCGCCGATCGAGCAGTACCTGGCGCACACCGGCAACGGCGTCGCGCTCGGCTGCCACCACCTCGGGCTGCGCACCCACTTCGCCGACGTGATCGGCGAGGACGCCGAGGGCGCGAAGGTGCTGGAGACCTACGCCTCGGTCGGGCTGTCCTTCGCGCACGTCACGCATCCCAGCGGTACGCGGCGCAGCGTGAACCTCGTGGACAAGCGGGGAAACCGGCTCTCGCTCTACGACGGCAGGCACCCGTTCGAGATGGAGGTCGGCCCCGAGCTGTACCGCCCGGCGATCGGCCGCGCGCGGCACGTGCACGTCTCGATCATGAACTGGGCCCGGCACGCGCTGGCCGACGCGGTCGCCGCCGGGGTCACCACCTCGACCGACCTGCACGACTGGGACGGCGAGAACGAGTACCACCAGGACTTCGCGTACGGCGCCGACCTGGTGTTCGTGTCGACCTCCGCGCTGGACGACCGCGTCGAGGAGGTCACTTCGGACATCCTCGACCGCGGACGGGCCCGTGCCGTGATCGCCATGGCCGGTGGCGAGGGCAGCTACCTCCGCCTGCCCGGTCAGCCGCTCAAGCACGTGCCGCCGGTGCCGCTCGCGCCGGAGGAGGTTGTCGACACCAACGGCGCCGGGGACAGCTACGTGGCGGGCTTCCTCTACGCGCACCTGGCAGGACGCTCGTGGGACGAGGCGGTTCGCGCTGGCTCGTTCGCCGGAGCGCACGCCGTCCGCACCGCGGGCACGCACACGTCGTTCATCACCGGCGCCGACCTCGACGCGGCGCTGTCGGCCTGA
- a CDS encoding TIGR03619 family F420-dependent LLM class oxidoreductase, whose product MRIGLLSPSMPPFTAPEAAKTLAGLADTHGVDSLWVPEHVVLPENYTTRYPYSGDGRMPVAADWPYPDPLAWLSFVAGVTSSVRLVTGMLVLPQRNPVVLAKEAATIDHLSCGRLELGLGLGWFREEFAAVGVDFADRAKRFEEYVGVLRALWSGDETFSGTYHSFTEARCYPKPAGSIPLIMGGHSVAAARRAGRLANGFFPAVGDPVPLFEECRSAAAEAGRDPSSIDLIAEASPVTPERVEQLRAIGVTRVLVYPPQVPPDELPDAFEAFAADFLHPVREL is encoded by the coding sequence ATGAGGATCGGACTGCTCTCGCCGAGCATGCCGCCGTTCACCGCGCCGGAGGCCGCGAAGACCCTGGCCGGGCTCGCCGACACGCACGGCGTCGACTCGCTGTGGGTGCCGGAACACGTTGTGCTTCCGGAGAACTACACCACGCGCTACCCGTACTCCGGCGACGGCCGGATGCCGGTGGCCGCCGACTGGCCGTACCCGGACCCGTTGGCCTGGCTGAGCTTCGTCGCGGGCGTGACCTCGTCGGTCCGCCTCGTCACCGGCATGTTGGTGCTGCCGCAACGCAATCCGGTGGTGCTGGCCAAGGAAGCGGCGACCATCGACCACCTCTCCTGCGGGCGGCTCGAACTGGGCCTCGGCCTCGGCTGGTTCCGCGAGGAGTTCGCCGCGGTCGGTGTGGACTTCGCCGACCGGGCGAAGCGGTTCGAGGAGTACGTCGGCGTGCTCCGCGCCCTGTGGAGCGGTGACGAGACGTTCTCGGGCACCTACCACTCGTTCACCGAGGCGCGCTGCTACCCGAAGCCCGCGGGCTCGATCCCGCTGATCATGGGCGGGCACAGCGTCGCGGCCGCCCGGCGGGCAGGCCGGTTGGCCAACGGCTTCTTCCCCGCGGTGGGCGACCCGGTCCCGCTGTTCGAGGAGTGCCGCTCGGCAGCGGCCGAAGCGGGCCGCGACCCGTCCTCGATCGACCTGATCGCCGAGGCTTCGCCGGTGACCCCGGAGCGCGTGGAACAGTTGCGCGCCATCGGTGTCACGCGTGTGCTGGTCTACCCGCCGCAGGTCCCGCCGGACGAGCTGCCCGACGCCTTCGAGGCGTTCGCCGCGGACTTCCTCCACCCGGTCCGGGAGCTGTAG